The Desertibacillus haloalkaliphilus genome includes a window with the following:
- a CDS encoding glycerate kinase — protein sequence MVKVVVAPDSFKGSLTALEVAEQMKLGVKRAIPEAEVEMVPVADGGEGTMDTLVHHTYGEQKRESVEGPLGDPVEAKWGILGDKETAVIEMAEASGFNLVSSDRLNPLQASTYGTGQLIKCALDYGCKRLLLAIGGSATNDGGAGMATALGVKLFDEAGVELKRGGAQLKRLHSISIEDLDPRLRDVEVVVASDVTNPLCGPNGASFIFGPQKGATDLMVEQLDQALSHYAAVVKETVGKDVKDLPGAGAAGGLGAGLIAFLDAGLQPGVDLVLDVLGFDEKVNGASLVLTGEGKTDEQTSFGKVPMGVGLRAKQKQVPVICISGSLDDGYKKVAKYGVDAFFSITDRPQTLDCAMERADQLVAETVEQVISVYCLRGPRS from the coding sequence TTGGTAAAAGTAGTTGTTGCACCAGATTCATTTAAAGGGAGTTTGACGGCTCTAGAAGTAGCTGAACAAATGAAACTAGGAGTGAAACGGGCCATACCTGAAGCGGAGGTGGAGATGGTTCCAGTTGCTGACGGTGGTGAAGGAACGATGGATACGCTGGTTCATCATACATACGGGGAACAAAAACGTGAGTCCGTTGAAGGACCTTTAGGTGACCCTGTTGAAGCAAAATGGGGAATACTAGGAGATAAAGAGACGGCGGTAATTGAAATGGCTGAAGCCTCAGGGTTTAACCTAGTCTCATCGGACCGTCTCAATCCCTTGCAAGCAAGTACATATGGCACAGGACAATTAATAAAGTGCGCTCTTGATTATGGCTGCAAGCGATTGCTCCTTGCCATTGGAGGAAGTGCAACGAATGATGGTGGAGCAGGGATGGCGACTGCGCTTGGTGTAAAATTATTTGATGAAGCAGGTGTTGAATTAAAGCGGGGAGGGGCACAGTTAAAACGGCTACATTCTATTTCGATTGAAGATCTTGATCCTCGCCTTCGTGATGTTGAAGTGGTGGTAGCCAGTGATGTAACAAATCCGCTTTGCGGACCGAATGGTGCATCTTTTATTTTTGGACCGCAAAAAGGAGCGACAGACTTGATGGTAGAACAGCTCGATCAAGCGCTCTCACATTATGCAGCAGTGGTAAAAGAAACAGTGGGAAAAGACGTGAAGGATTTACCAGGTGCAGGCGCAGCTGGAGGGCTAGGTGCGGGCTTGATCGCTTTTTTGGATGCGGGATTACAACCAGGTGTTGACCTTGTCCTTGATGTTCTGGGTTTTGATGAGAAGGTGAACGGTGCAAGTCTTGTGCTTACAGGGGAAGGGAAAACGGATGAGCAAACGAGTTTTGGAAAAGTGCCGATGGGTGTAGGATTACGTGCGAAACAGAAACAAGTGCCGGTTATTTGTATCTCAGGAAGCTTAGATGACGGGTATAAAAAAGTAGCTAAGTATGGTGTAGATGCGTTTTTTAGTATAACTGATCGCCCGCAAACCCTTGATTGTGCAATGGAACGTGCCGATCAGTTAGTAGCAGAAACAGTTGAACAAGTGATAAGTGTGTATTGTTTGCGCGGCCCAAGGTCGTAA
- a CDS encoding DEAD/DEAH box helicase: MGFEQTTPIQAQTIPLAMEGKDIIGQAQTGTGKTTAFGIPLLEQIDMELDQVQGIVIAPTRELAVQVGEELNKIGQFKKVRTLPIYGGQDIGRQIRALKRKPHVIVGTPGRIIDHIRRKTIKLHTIKTVVLDEADEMLNMGFVEDIETILSEVPDERQTLLFSATMPKPIERLAQKFMKDPELIKVKAKEMTVPNIEQEYIEVSEKKKFDTLSLLLDIHSPELAIVFGRTKRRVDELAEALTKRGYDAEGIHGDLNQRQRENVLRKFKGGNIEVLVATDVAARGLDVSGVTHVYNFDVPQDPESYVHRIGRTGRAGKKGLAITFVTPREMTHLKTIEQTTKKKMERKPMPKLEDAIEGKQRQAVEQLLEVIGKGEHHNYKATAEELLEDHDSIALVSAALRMVTKEPDTTPIKLTGEAPLRVKKQPNQKNKGDYRGKRRGDRDRNQGRGQRDRGRRGRK, from the coding sequence GAAAACAACAGCATTTGGGATCCCGTTATTGGAGCAAATTGATATGGAGCTTGATCAAGTGCAAGGGATCGTCATCGCCCCGACGCGTGAATTGGCGGTGCAAGTTGGTGAAGAATTAAATAAAATTGGTCAATTTAAAAAAGTACGTACGCTACCGATTTATGGCGGTCAAGATATTGGAAGACAAATTCGTGCCTTAAAACGTAAACCACATGTTATTGTCGGCACCCCTGGCCGAATTATTGACCATATTCGGAGAAAGACGATTAAATTGCATACGATCAAAACGGTCGTGCTTGATGAAGCGGATGAAATGTTAAATATGGGCTTTGTGGAGGATATTGAAACGATTTTAAGTGAAGTGCCTGACGAACGACAAACGTTACTGTTCTCAGCGACAATGCCAAAACCAATCGAGCGTTTAGCTCAAAAATTTATGAAAGATCCTGAGTTGATCAAAGTAAAGGCAAAGGAAATGACAGTACCAAATATTGAGCAAGAGTATATTGAAGTGTCAGAGAAGAAGAAATTTGATACGTTATCATTGTTACTCGATATTCATTCACCTGAGCTTGCCATTGTCTTCGGTCGAACCAAGCGTCGTGTAGATGAATTAGCGGAAGCGTTAACGAAACGAGGATATGACGCAGAAGGGATTCACGGTGATCTTAATCAGCGACAACGTGAAAATGTCTTACGTAAGTTTAAAGGTGGGAATATTGAGGTGCTAGTCGCAACCGATGTAGCGGCGAGAGGGCTAGATGTTAGCGGTGTGACACACGTTTATAACTTTGATGTCCCACAAGATCCGGAAAGCTATGTTCACCGAATTGGACGAACAGGTAGAGCAGGAAAGAAAGGGCTTGCGATTACGTTTGTCACCCCACGCGAGATGACTCATTTAAAAACGATCGAACAAACGACGAAGAAGAAAATGGAACGCAAACCGATGCCAAAGCTTGAAGATGCAATTGAAGGAAAGCAGCGTCAAGCCGTTGAACAATTACTTGAAGTCATCGGTAAAGGAGAGCACCATAATTATAAAGCTACTGCAGAAGAGCTTTTAGAGGACCATGATTCCATTGCACTTGTTTCTGCGGCTTTACGGATGGTTACGAAAGAGCCGGATACAACACCGATCAAATTAACGGGAGAAGCGCCGCTTCGAGTAAAGAAACAACCAAACCAGAAAAATAAAGGGGACTACCGCGGGAAGCGCCGTGGCGATCGAGATCGCAACCAAGGTCGTGGCCAGCGTGACCGTGGCAGAAGAGGGAGAAAATAA